A region from the Desulfomarina profundi genome encodes:
- a CDS encoding exodeoxyribonuclease III, with translation MTIDIDAFLETVTEAIRDKDVPVVDLIAVQTRDPFKVLVATVLSARTKDETTARASKKLFKLAPDKEGLAELSEEKIAKLIYPVGFYKNKARYLTKLPEALDRFDGRVPDTIEELITLPGVGRKTANLVVSVAFGKPAICVDTHVHRILNIWNYVKTDTPLKTEMALRKKLPEKHWITVNSILVAFGQSICRPISPHCDLCPLEENCPQHCVKPRKIPGTKRKKNQPLTLLSWNVNGIRAMEKKGFIDLLPDLDADVIGIQETKAQPDQLSDELKNIPGYTSFWHSAEKKGYSGVAFYSRVKPLSIREGIGEPEFDREGRVLTLEFDTFYLINIYFPNSGNHLKRLDFKLRFNDCLLKFAKELEKKKDVVLCGDFNVAHKEIDLTHPKANEKHAGFTPEERHWMDTFIEAGFIDTFRMFNREPGNYSWWSYRFNARAKNVGWRIDYFCVNRRAEKRVKKAEILKDVMGSDHCPVLLEIC, from the coding sequence ATGACCATTGATATTGATGCATTTCTTGAAACAGTAACAGAAGCAATCAGGGACAAGGATGTCCCGGTGGTTGACCTTATCGCGGTTCAGACCAGGGACCCGTTCAAGGTCCTGGTGGCCACCGTCCTCTCCGCCCGCACCAAGGACGAGACCACCGCCAGAGCCTCAAAAAAACTCTTTAAACTTGCACCCGATAAAGAAGGGCTTGCCGAACTTTCCGAAGAGAAAATAGCCAAACTGATTTATCCTGTCGGTTTCTATAAAAACAAGGCCCGCTACCTGACAAAACTGCCCGAAGCCCTGGACAGGTTTGACGGCCGTGTCCCCGACACCATTGAAGAACTGATCACCCTCCCCGGTGTGGGCCGCAAAACAGCCAACTTGGTGGTCAGCGTAGCCTTTGGCAAACCGGCCATCTGTGTCGATACCCATGTCCACAGGATTCTCAATATCTGGAACTATGTAAAAACCGACACACCCCTGAAAACGGAGATGGCCCTCAGGAAAAAACTTCCGGAAAAACACTGGATCACGGTCAACTCCATTCTGGTAGCCTTCGGACAGTCAATCTGCCGCCCCATCAGTCCCCACTGCGATCTCTGCCCCCTGGAAGAGAACTGCCCTCAACACTGCGTGAAACCGAGAAAAATTCCGGGCACGAAACGAAAGAAAAACCAGCCGCTCACCCTTCTTTCCTGGAACGTCAACGGCATCCGCGCCATGGAAAAAAAGGGCTTTATCGACCTGCTGCCGGACCTGGACGCGGATGTCATCGGTATCCAGGAAACCAAGGCCCAGCCGGACCAGCTCTCTGATGAATTAAAAAATATCCCTGGCTACACCTCATTCTGGCACAGTGCCGAAAAAAAAGGATATTCCGGTGTTGCTTTCTACAGCCGCGTCAAACCCCTTTCAATAAGGGAAGGGATAGGGGAACCGGAGTTTGACAGGGAAGGCAGGGTCCTTACCCTGGAGTTCGATACCTTCTATCTCATCAATATCTACTTTCCAAACAGCGGCAATCATCTCAAACGGCTGGATTTCAAGCTCCGTTTCAACGACTGCCTGCTGAAATTCGCAAAAGAACTGGAAAAGAAAAAGGATGTGGTGCTGTGTGGCGATTTCAATGTGGCCCACAAGGAGATTGACCTCACCCATCCCAAGGCCAATGAAAAACATGCCGGTTTCACTCCGGAAGAAAGACACTGGATGGACACTTTTATTGAAGCCGGTTTTATCGACACCTTCCGCATGTTCAACCGGGAACCGGGAAATTACTCCTGGTGGAGCTATCGTTTCAATGCCCGCGCCAAGAACGTTGGCTGGCGTATTGACTATTTCTGTGTCAACCGCAGGGCCGAAAAACGGGTAAAAAAGGCCGAAATACTCAAGGATGTGATGGGATCAGATCACTGTCCGGTTTTGCTGGAAATCTGTTAG
- a CDS encoding polyprenol monophosphomannose synthase — MCSVTVIIPTLNEEENIDLLLTRLLAVRRESGLGFSILFVDSASTDGTGEKVMAWREKGDISLLCRDPDDDLMEVVVAGACAAKTRFVVVMDADLSHPPEILPELVAPLLDGSCDMVIGSRYVAGGATPDWPFYRRFASKLATIPARLFTDVKDPLAGFFAVERQRLATLDGSVHGFKIGLEVLAEGGRSLRVKEVPIIFRDRSFGVSKMNFRVVFHYLVQLFQLLVKKFR; from the coding sequence ATGTGTTCTGTTACCGTTATTATTCCCACGTTGAATGAAGAGGAAAATATTGATCTTCTGCTGACTCGTCTGTTGGCCGTCAGGAGGGAATCCGGCCTGGGTTTTTCCATTCTTTTTGTTGACTCCGCATCCACTGACGGGACCGGGGAAAAGGTGATGGCCTGGCGGGAGAAGGGGGATATCTCCCTGCTTTGCCGGGATCCGGATGATGATCTGATGGAAGTGGTTGTTGCCGGTGCCTGCGCTGCAAAAACCCGATTTGTGGTAGTGATGGATGCTGATCTCAGCCACCCTCCTGAAATACTGCCGGAACTGGTGGCGCCTCTTCTGGACGGCTCCTGTGATATGGTTATCGGCAGTCGGTATGTGGCCGGTGGCGCCACGCCTGACTGGCCGTTTTACCGCAGGTTTGCATCAAAACTGGCCACCATTCCAGCCAGGTTGTTTACGGATGTGAAAGACCCTCTTGCCGGATTTTTTGCGGTGGAACGGCAAAGACTTGCCACCCTTGACGGATCTGTTCACGGTTTTAAGATCGGACTGGAGGTGCTGGCGGAAGGGGGACGCTCCCTGCGGGTTAAGGAAGTACCCATCATTTTCAGGGACCGGAGTTTTGGGGTTTCAAAGATGAATTTCCGGGTTGTTTTTCATTACCTGGTGCAGCTCTTTCAACTGCTGGTGAAAAAATTTCGATAG
- a CDS encoding Lrp/AsnC family transcriptional regulator, producing MIDEISLKILKILQEKARIPNVEVSRQVGLAPSAVLERIRKMEKRGIIDGYEVRLNPERFNRAQVAFITVTTTPHDCEKVGVKLAEIPEIQEVHLVTGADGFLVKIRTGNTTELGSLLCEKILSIPGVLSTRTSTVLATVKETSRIPIQL from the coding sequence ATGATTGACGAAATTAGCCTTAAAATACTAAAAATACTTCAGGAAAAAGCCAGAATCCCCAATGTGGAGGTTTCCAGGCAGGTTGGTCTTGCCCCTTCCGCTGTACTGGAACGTATCCGCAAAATGGAAAAACGCGGCATTATCGACGGCTACGAGGTACGACTGAACCCGGAACGGTTCAACCGGGCCCAGGTTGCCTTTATCACTGTGACCACAACACCGCATGATTGCGAAAAAGTCGGCGTAAAACTGGCTGAAATTCCTGAAATTCAGGAAGTGCACCTGGTGACGGGAGCAGACGGATTTCTTGTGAAAATCCGAACCGGCAATACCACGGAGTTGGGCAGCCTGCTCTGTGAAAAGATTCTCTCAATCCCCGGTGTTCTCTCCACCCGAACTTCAACAGTGCTGGCAACCGTCAAGGAAACCAGCCGAATTCCCATCCAACTCTGA
- a CDS encoding TonB-dependent receptor plug domain-containing protein: MTLKVHYFKQNFPFADRYYAGKISPQLVGTLFLGIVLIIIQSSQVMAAAGDDNLEYLKGLDIEDLLRTQVTSASKRPESLTDAATAVFVITAEDIKRTGARNIPEALRMVPGIQVSQLDANKWIISARGFGELFSNKLLVLMDGRSVYTPLFSGVFWDVQDTVMEDIDRIEVIRGPGATLWGANAVNGVINIITKSTSDTMGGLVSLTGGSYDPIVATARYGGEIGAIGGYRFYVKGADHNEFPMSDGEDGKDDWSMTQGGFRVDLEPERDRRIRVQGDIQNGEEGVAYSFPGFPELENLSTDFHTFTANLLTKWEGDFSNGNQASLQAYWDYTEKDLLIVDEKRTTFDLDFQYVWTASPFHDVVWGFGYRVSSDEIKSSQYTYFNPEERTTELFSAFIQDEITLVDNRWWLTIGSKFEHNDYSGFEVQPNMRMRWKTDDDQTFWVSVSRAVRTPARADHDMTIFTVASRDSSGNLVASTIEGNRDFEAEELVAYEAGHRCRPFHRLSLDTAFFYNVYENLRSLEVGAPYFSSFSDSLLLAPNYITNALSGKAYGLELLATLQAADWWKLSLGYSLLKMTFDADPAIRMTSKKFIQDDYPQHMVQVRSYMDVWENVSLDSEFYYMDQLGEGPVDAYVRFDLRLGWQINDNFDLSLNAENLTDSRHGEYSSTVNIVGTEVPRRFFAKLTWNF, translated from the coding sequence ATGACTTTGAAGGTGCACTATTTTAAGCAGAATTTCCCATTTGCTGACAGATATTATGCAGGGAAAATCAGTCCGCAACTGGTTGGAACATTGTTCCTTGGGATAGTCTTGATCATTATTCAGAGCAGTCAGGTGATGGCCGCTGCCGGAGATGACAACCTGGAGTACCTGAAGGGGCTTGATATCGAGGATCTGCTGCGCACGCAGGTAACATCCGCATCGAAACGACCGGAATCATTGACAGATGCGGCAACAGCCGTTTTTGTCATAACGGCAGAGGATATAAAGAGAACCGGGGCGAGAAATATCCCGGAGGCTCTGCGCATGGTGCCGGGTATACAGGTTTCCCAGCTGGATGCCAATAAATGGATAATCAGTGCCAGGGGATTTGGAGAACTTTTCAGTAACAAGCTGCTTGTGCTCATGGACGGAAGGTCAGTCTATACGCCTCTCTTTTCAGGGGTGTTCTGGGATGTTCAGGATACCGTGATGGAGGATATTGATCGTATTGAGGTTATACGGGGGCCGGGGGCAACACTTTGGGGTGCAAACGCGGTCAACGGTGTGATCAATATCATTACCAAGTCAACGTCCGACACCATGGGTGGCCTGGTTTCATTGACGGGAGGATCATATGATCCGATTGTCGCCACTGCTCGATATGGTGGTGAAATCGGAGCAATCGGTGGTTACCGTTTTTATGTGAAAGGGGCGGATCACAACGAATTTCCCATGAGTGACGGTGAGGATGGCAAAGATGACTGGAGCATGACGCAGGGAGGATTCAGGGTTGACCTGGAGCCGGAGCGGGACAGAAGAATCCGGGTGCAGGGTGATATTCAGAATGGTGAGGAAGGTGTTGCTTATTCTTTTCCCGGGTTTCCCGAGCTGGAAAACCTCAGTACCGATTTTCATACCTTCACGGCAAATCTTCTGACAAAATGGGAAGGAGATTTCAGTAACGGCAACCAGGCTTCTCTCCAGGCATACTGGGACTATACGGAAAAAGATCTGCTGATTGTGGACGAGAAAAGGACGACGTTTGATCTGGATTTTCAGTATGTCTGGACAGCGTCACCGTTTCATGACGTGGTCTGGGGGTTTGGGTATCGGGTCAGTTCTGATGAGATTAAGTCGTCACAGTATACTTATTTCAATCCGGAAGAGCGGACCACTGAACTCTTCAGTGCCTTTATTCAGGATGAGATAACCCTGGTGGATAATCGCTGGTGGCTCACGATCGGCTCCAAGTTTGAGCATAATGACTACAGTGGTTTTGAGGTGCAACCCAATATGAGGATGCGTTGGAAAACCGATGATGACCAGACTTTCTGGGTCTCGGTGTCAAGGGCTGTCCGTACTCCTGCCCGTGCTGATCACGATATGACGATCTTTACAGTTGCTTCCCGGGATTCCAGCGGTAATCTGGTTGCCAGTACCATCGAGGGCAATCGTGATTTCGAGGCGGAGGAGCTGGTAGCCTACGAGGCAGGGCATCGTTGCAGACCGTTTCACAGGTTGTCTCTTGATACGGCTTTCTTTTATAATGTTTATGAGAATCTCAGGTCCCTGGAAGTTGGGGCTCCCTATTTTTCTTCATTCTCCGATTCACTCCTGCTGGCCCCCAACTATATTACCAATGCGCTGTCCGGAAAAGCCTACGGTCTTGAACTTCTGGCAACCCTGCAGGCTGCGGACTGGTGGAAGCTTTCCCTTGGGTATTCCCTGCTGAAAATGACTTTTGATGCCGATCCCGCTATCAGGATGACCAGTAAAAAATTTATACAGGACGACTACCCGCAGCATATGGTTCAAGTGAGGTCCTATATGGATGTGTGGGAGAATGTCTCCCTCGATAGTGAATTTTACTATATGGATCAATTGGGAGAGGGGCCAGTGGATGCCTACGTTCGATTTGATCTCAGGCTTGGCTGGCAGATAAATGATAATTTTGACCTGAGTCTCAATGCTGAAAACCTGACGGACTCCAGGCACGGGGAATATAGCTCGACTGTAAACATAGTCGGAACGGAAGTACCTCGAAGATTTTTTGCGAAATTAACCTGGAATTTTTGA
- a CDS encoding YfiR family protein → MLCACLLTFFLFGIGNGYIHAAHPKVFKENQVKGVFLYNLIKFVTWPDSEHKVDPFIIGVLGGDSFDYLLRKVVEGEYIGHRKIMVEHYDSSDQVVWSRVDMLFISRGAAPGVDSLSRLAANNNVLTVGEEVGFCRRGGMINLVTRGSRILIEVNIGQIRKSGFRVSAQVLKLARIVKTVSEEN, encoded by the coding sequence ATGCTGTGCGCCTGTCTGCTCACTTTTTTCCTGTTTGGTATTGGTAACGGCTACATCCATGCGGCACACCCGAAAGTGTTCAAGGAAAATCAGGTGAAGGGAGTATTTCTCTACAATTTGATCAAATTTGTAACCTGGCCGGACTCGGAACATAAGGTTGATCCATTTATTATTGGTGTTCTTGGCGGTGATTCCTTCGATTACCTGTTGCGCAAGGTAGTGGAAGGTGAATACATCGGGCACAGGAAAATCATGGTTGAGCACTATGATTCATCGGATCAGGTTGTATGGTCCAGAGTGGATATGCTCTTTATTTCCAGGGGTGCTGCCCCGGGAGTTGACAGTCTTTCCCGTCTGGCGGCGAATAATAATGTGCTGACGGTGGGTGAGGAGGTTGGATTCTGCAGGAGGGGAGGAATGATTAATCTGGTTACCAGGGGAAGCAGAATTCTTATTGAGGTGAATATAGGGCAGATCAGGAAAAGTGGATTCAGGGTGAGCGCACAGGTGTTGAAACTTGCAAGGATTGTAAAAACGGTTTCGGAGGAAAATTGA
- a CDS encoding response regulator transcription factor, with amino-acid sequence MIYAQQNDVDLLILDMIMDPGIDGLETFRRILQYRPRQRAIIASGYTDFDRIKEARKLGLIIYLRKPYTMSNISRVVREELER; translated from the coding sequence GTGATTTATGCGCAGCAGAATGATGTTGATCTTCTCATTCTTGATATGATTATGGATCCGGGAATTGACGGACTTGAAACCTTTCGCCGGATATTGCAGTATCGACCGCGGCAGAGAGCGATAATTGCCAGTGGCTATACCGATTTTGACAGAATCAAGGAGGCCCGAAAACTCGGGTTGATAATCTACTTGCGAAAACCCTATACCATGAGCAATATTTCCCGTGTGGTTCGTGAGGAGTTGGAGCGTTAG
- a CDS encoding class II fumarate hydratase has translation MANKGKKYRTETDSMGDIRVPAESLYGAQTQRAIDNFTISEESLPWSFITGLLLIKKSAAKANGALKLLPQDLASAIVDCADRLLSTRPQNQFPISVFQTGSGTSTNMNVNEVICGLAARNGINLLPNDHVNFGQSSNDVIPTALHLSAAIQTRDRLLPALDRLADELLQFGKAHSDVIKTGRTHLMDALPIRLQAELDGWVMQLFESCERIRDSLDRLQRLPLGGTAVGSGVNCHPDFPGKAIAFLNELTGLTFTRAPSLYKGISSLDTVVEFSGVLKATATALYKIAGDLRWMNSGPDAGLSEIHLKPLQPGSSIMPAKVNPVIPEAVCMAMAKVIGNDATIQVCGLGGNFQLNTMLPVAATAILDSIQLLSGSCLSLAEKVIPHMRVDRETCKSKLLLNPLLVTSLNPIIGYMKAAEIAKTATRDKRPVLDVAKEMTDIPETDLERLLDPKNLADWQMEEKGKKH, from the coding sequence ATGGCCAATAAAGGGAAAAAATACCGCACGGAAACAGACAGCATGGGTGATATCCGGGTTCCGGCAGAAAGCCTGTATGGAGCCCAGACCCAGAGGGCAATCGATAATTTTACCATTTCCGAAGAATCTCTTCCATGGAGTTTTATCACAGGGTTGCTTCTTATCAAAAAATCCGCCGCCAAAGCAAATGGTGCCCTGAAACTCCTGCCACAGGATCTGGCTTCAGCAATAGTTGACTGCGCCGACAGACTCCTCTCCACCAGACCGCAGAACCAGTTTCCGATCTCCGTCTTCCAGACCGGCTCGGGAACCAGCACCAATATGAACGTTAATGAGGTCATCTGCGGCCTGGCGGCCCGAAACGGCATAAACCTGTTGCCCAACGATCATGTCAACTTCGGCCAGAGCAGCAATGATGTTATTCCCACCGCCCTGCACCTCTCCGCAGCCATTCAAACACGGGACAGGCTCCTTCCCGCTCTCGACAGACTTGCCGATGAACTTCTCCAGTTCGGCAAAGCTCACAGTGATGTGATAAAAACGGGCAGAACCCATCTCATGGACGCCCTGCCCATCCGTCTCCAGGCGGAACTTGACGGCTGGGTCATGCAGCTTTTTGAATCATGCGAACGAATCAGGGATTCCCTGGACAGGTTGCAGCGGCTGCCCCTGGGGGGAACAGCGGTGGGCAGTGGTGTCAACTGCCATCCCGATTTTCCCGGTAAGGCAATTGCTTTTTTAAACGAACTGACCGGGCTCACATTTACCAGGGCCCCTTCCCTGTACAAGGGCATCAGCAGCCTGGACACGGTTGTGGAATTCTCCGGTGTCCTGAAAGCCACGGCAACCGCACTCTACAAGATTGCCGGCGACCTGCGCTGGATGAACTCCGGGCCCGATGCCGGCCTGTCAGAAATACATCTGAAACCGCTGCAGCCCGGCTCAAGCATCATGCCCGCCAAGGTCAACCCGGTCATTCCGGAAGCGGTCTGCATGGCCATGGCAAAAGTCATCGGCAACGATGCAACCATCCAGGTCTGTGGCCTTGGCGGTAACTTCCAGCTCAATACCATGCTGCCGGTGGCGGCAACAGCTATCCTGGATTCCATTCAGCTCCTGAGCGGCAGCTGTCTTTCCCTGGCCGAAAAAGTGATTCCCCACATGCGGGTCGACCGCGAAACATGTAAAAGCAAGCTGCTCCTCAATCCCCTGCTCGTCACTTCACTCAACCCGATAATCGGCTATATGAAGGCCGCGGAAATTGCAAAAACCGCAACCAGGGACAAGAGACCAGTCCTTGATGTGGCAAAGGAAATGACGGATATACCTGAAACTGACCTTGAGAGACTGCTTGATCCGAAAAACCTGGCGGACTGGCAGATGGAAGAGAAAGGGAAAAAACACTGA
- a CDS encoding NAD(P)H-dependent oxidoreductase, which produces MTQILIIYASDFGNTEKMAQATADGVRSVNGAQPLVKKAEEVTKEDMKNSDGILFGSPVHMGSMAWQMKKFIDRICSGLWMKDSMNGKVAGVFMSGGGFGGSGAGAELAMLSMLNNIAELGMLIVPLPKNTALYTKGGLHWGPYGRSADEAMEHTGVTDDALAVCRTHGANVTRAAAALKDQTVFAA; this is translated from the coding sequence ATGACACAAATTCTTATAATATATGCAAGCGATTTTGGTAACACGGAAAAAATGGCCCAGGCCACAGCCGATGGAGTACGTTCGGTGAACGGGGCACAACCTCTTGTGAAAAAAGCAGAAGAAGTCACAAAAGAGGATATGAAAAACAGCGACGGTATCCTGTTCGGCAGCCCGGTTCATATGGGCAGTATGGCATGGCAGATGAAAAAATTCATCGACCGCATCTGTTCAGGACTCTGGATGAAAGACAGCATGAACGGCAAGGTTGCCGGTGTCTTTATGTCCGGTGGCGGTTTCGGAGGCAGTGGAGCCGGAGCGGAACTGGCCATGCTCAGCATGCTGAATAATATTGCGGAACTCGGTATGCTTATTGTACCCTTACCCAAGAATACAGCTCTCTATACAAAGGGTGGTCTTCACTGGGGTCCCTATGGCCGCAGTGCCGATGAAGCCATGGAACACACAGGCGTGACTGACGATGCCCTTGCCGTATGCAGGACACATGGCGCAAATGTCACCAGGGCGGCAGCGGCACTGAAAGACCAGACTGTTTTTGCCGCATGA
- a CDS encoding ATP-binding protein, with product MIRGFGNRPVQAKLAYIVMAISSFLVIFMAISFITDKVYSFRRDMVENLAILANTIGKNSTAALIFDDPLTAEDTLSALKAAPYVKCATIFRNDGTVFSRYSRQGRGLEEIDYAMKKHLLGQAMKAKSGEEIHNFNEGYLSLASPIMLDKKRLGFLAIKADLGRLYNRLIISIVIVIVLIGALGLLAQVVSVRLHRFIAWPLFELLQTMETVKRKQKFSVRVRKFNDDEFGSLTDSFNSMLAEIEKRDEKLAHYQNQLEEQVEDRTRELVRSNEQLKKEVAERKIIQDQLARAQRMEAIGTLAAGVPHDLNNILSGIVSYPELLLMRISEEHELHDPLCTIQASGKKAAAIVQDLLTLSRRGVTAMEVVNLEKVLDEYLDSPECRKMLDLHPHVKIIKDLDPGIMQIMGSELHLGKTIMNLVINAAEAMREPGEVVVRLENCYLDTPVPGYGKVNEGYYVRLTVQDSGQGIDEKDLEFIFEPFYTKKKMGLSGTGLGMTVVWGTVLDHKGYISVVSRPGEGTVFSLYFPATMEEQKEIPVAEGELFQGQGESILVVDDVEEQRLIATDILRELGYNVFAVSSGKRP from the coding sequence ATGATTCGTGGATTCGGAAACCGTCCTGTTCAGGCGAAACTGGCCTATATCGTCATGGCTATCAGCAGTTTTCTTGTGATATTCATGGCCATCAGCTTTATCACCGACAAGGTTTACTCCTTCAGGCGTGACATGGTGGAGAATCTGGCCATTCTTGCCAATACTATCGGTAAAAACAGTACGGCCGCCCTGATATTTGATGATCCGCTGACGGCTGAAGATACCCTTTCGGCCCTGAAAGCGGCGCCATATGTCAAATGTGCTACTATTTTCAGAAATGACGGCACGGTATTTTCCCGGTACTCAAGGCAGGGGAGGGGGCTAGAAGAGATCGACTATGCCATGAAGAAACACCTTCTCGGCCAGGCCATGAAGGCCAAATCGGGGGAGGAGATCCATAATTTCAATGAAGGATACCTGTCCCTGGCATCTCCCATCATGCTGGATAAAAAGCGACTGGGGTTTCTGGCGATCAAAGCAGACCTGGGGCGTTTGTATAATCGGCTGATCATCTCGATTGTTATTGTCATTGTTCTTATAGGAGCACTCGGTCTGCTGGCCCAGGTTGTGTCCGTCCGGCTCCATCGTTTTATTGCCTGGCCGCTTTTTGAACTGTTGCAAACCATGGAAACTGTTAAACGGAAACAGAAATTTTCCGTGCGTGTACGTAAATTCAACGACGACGAGTTCGGTTCACTGACGGACAGTTTCAACAGTATGCTCGCCGAGATTGAAAAGCGTGACGAAAAGCTGGCTCATTACCAGAACCAGCTTGAGGAGCAGGTGGAAGACCGGACCAGGGAGCTGGTGAGGTCCAACGAACAGCTGAAAAAAGAGGTTGCCGAACGAAAAATTATCCAGGATCAGCTGGCAAGGGCACAGAGAATGGAGGCTATAGGCACCCTGGCAGCGGGTGTGCCCCATGATCTGAACAATATTCTTTCTGGTATTGTCTCTTATCCGGAACTGCTGCTGATGCGGATATCCGAGGAGCACGAACTGCATGACCCGCTCTGCACCATACAGGCTTCAGGTAAAAAAGCGGCTGCCATTGTGCAGGATCTGCTGACCCTGTCCCGTCGGGGGGTAACTGCCATGGAGGTGGTCAACCTGGAGAAGGTGCTGGATGAATATCTCGACAGCCCGGAATGCAGGAAAATGCTTGATCTGCATCCCCATGTGAAGATCATCAAAGACCTTGACCCGGGTATCATGCAGATCATGGGATCAGAGCTGCATCTGGGCAAAACCATCATGAACCTGGTTATTAATGCGGCCGAAGCGATGAGGGAGCCGGGAGAGGTGGTTGTTCGACTTGAGAACTGTTACCTGGATACACCCGTGCCCGGATATGGTAAGGTGAATGAGGGGTATTATGTTCGGCTGACTGTTCAGGATTCCGGCCAGGGAATTGATGAAAAGGATCTCGAGTTCATTTTTGAGCCGTTTTATACCAAGAAAAAAATGGGATTGAGCGGTACCGGTCTCGGAATGACCGTGGTCTGGGGAACTGTACTGGACCATAAAGGGTATATCAGCGTGGTGAGTAGACCGGGGGAAGGAACAGTTTTTTCTCTTTATTTTCCGGCAACCATGGAAGAACAGAAAGAGATTCCCGTGGCGGAAGGAGAGCTGTTCCAGGGGCAGGGCGAGTCCATTCTTGTTGTTGACGATGTGGAGGAGCAGCGGTTGATTGCCACTGATATCCTGAGGGAGCTTGGTTACAATGTTTTTGCGGTTTCTTCGGGGAAGAGGCCGTGA
- a CDS encoding diaminopimelate decarboxylase encodes MPLSKSFKDRLYPRLETIRAHFETPFHVYDETGIRGTGEQLQKVFGEIKHFREYFAVKALPNPTIMEIMQSMGFGFDCSSIAELKLSRRIGARAHDIMFTSNNTSPEDFAEAARDGGCLLNLDDISLLDKIPSMPELICFRYNPGARRTGNDIIGNPLEAKYGVSHEQIIDAYRRAQELGAKKFGIHTMVASNELNYTYMVQTARMLLELVTEISAELDIRFEFINIGGGLGIPYRPDEPPLDLESMGREITALFHTFDREEGYQPALFMESGRYMTGPHGALVVSAINRKEIYRTYIGVDASMSSLMRPALYGAYHHIDVIGKDSAAPVETVDVVGSLCENNDKFAIQRDLPLIEDGDILVIHDTGAHGHSMGFNYNGNLRPKELLLRENGDVELIRRAERVDDYFATLDFTPDTLTR; translated from the coding sequence ATGCCCCTGTCAAAATCATTTAAAGACCGTCTCTATCCCCGCCTTGAAACAATCAGGGCTCATTTTGAAACCCCCTTTCATGTCTATGACGAAACCGGTATCCGTGGGACGGGTGAACAGCTGCAAAAAGTCTTTGGCGAAATTAAACATTTCAGGGAATATTTTGCCGTCAAGGCACTGCCCAATCCGACAATCATGGAAATTATGCAATCCATGGGATTCGGTTTTGACTGCAGCTCCATTGCCGAACTGAAGCTCAGCCGCAGAATCGGCGCCCGGGCTCATGACATCATGTTCACCTCCAACAACACCTCACCGGAGGATTTTGCCGAAGCGGCCAGAGACGGTGGTTGCCTTCTCAACCTGGACGATATTTCTCTGCTCGACAAGATACCCTCGATGCCGGAACTCATCTGCTTTCGCTATAATCCAGGGGCCAGACGAACCGGCAACGATATCATCGGTAATCCCCTTGAGGCCAAATACGGAGTCAGTCACGAACAGATCATCGATGCCTACCGCAGGGCACAGGAGCTGGGCGCAAAAAAATTCGGCATCCATACCATGGTGGCCTCCAACGAGCTGAACTACACCTACATGGTCCAGACTGCCCGCATGCTGCTGGAACTGGTCACTGAAATATCAGCCGAACTTGACATCCGTTTTGAATTCATTAATATCGGCGGCGGCCTGGGTATTCCGTACAGACCTGATGAACCACCCCTGGACCTGGAAAGCATGGGCCGGGAAATCACAGCGCTTTTTCACACCTTTGACAGGGAAGAAGGTTATCAGCCGGCCCTGTTCATGGAAAGCGGCCGCTACATGACCGGACCCCACGGTGCCCTGGTCGTAAGCGCCATAAACCGCAAGGAAATTTACCGCACCTATATCGGTGTTGACGCCTCCATGAGCAGCCTGATGCGTCCCGCCTTGTATGGTGCCTACCACCATATTGATGTTATCGGCAAGGACTCCGCCGCTCCGGTGGAGACCGTGGATGTCGTGGGCTCCCTCTGTGAAAATAATGATAAATTCGCCATTCAGCGTGACCTCCCTCTCATTGAAGATGGCGATATTCTGGTTATTCATGACACAGGGGCCCACGGTCATTCCATGGGATTCAATTATAATGGCAATCTGCGGCCGAAGGAATTACTGTTACGGGAAAATGGCGATGTTGAACTGATCAGAAGGGCAGAGAGAGTGGATGATTACTTTGCCACCCTCGATTTTACGCCCGATACCCTCACCCGGTAA